A region of Paenibacillus thiaminolyticus DNA encodes the following proteins:
- a CDS encoding extracellular solute-binding protein, which translates to MHTKKSLKWLMGACLSMVMLMVTACSGSTSSEGGQPSGNNGSEKQKLVIYTARDKNVVEEIIPKFEEKHPEVEVEVLTMGAQQILERVRGEKANPQADFWWGGTQSALMTAADEGLLDSVKPSFADSIPELYKDSEDRWYGEMLLPEVIMYNSAALKKEEAPQDWDDLLDPQYKGKIIIRGVLASGTMRTIYSAMIYRQDANDPAPGYEWLKKLDANTKEYAQDPTNLYLKLAREEGTLSLWNLQDIMIQKELQNQPFDFIYPASGAPILVDGVGVVKGAKNMDAAKKFYEFLFDSNLRVELAEKLYQIPTRTDISKETLPAWLQGLELKPLALDWAVMAEKEKEWMQHWDESIKGKGSN; encoded by the coding sequence ATGCACACAAAAAAGTCACTTAAGTGGTTGATGGGGGCATGTCTCAGCATGGTCATGCTGATGGTGACGGCCTGCAGCGGCAGCACTTCTTCCGAAGGCGGCCAGCCCTCGGGAAATAACGGCTCTGAGAAGCAGAAGCTCGTTATTTATACGGCGAGAGACAAGAATGTCGTCGAGGAAATCATACCGAAGTTCGAGGAGAAGCATCCGGAGGTCGAGGTGGAGGTTCTTACGATGGGGGCGCAGCAAATTTTGGAGCGCGTGCGCGGGGAAAAAGCGAACCCGCAGGCGGACTTCTGGTGGGGCGGAACGCAGTCGGCCTTAATGACGGCGGCGGATGAGGGGCTGCTCGACAGCGTGAAGCCGAGCTTCGCCGACAGTATTCCGGAACTGTACAAAGACAGCGAGGATCGCTGGTATGGCGAAATGCTGCTGCCGGAAGTGATCATGTACAACTCCGCGGCGTTGAAAAAAGAAGAAGCGCCCCAAGATTGGGATGACCTGCTGGATCCCCAATACAAAGGGAAAATCATTATTCGCGGCGTGCTCGCTTCCGGAACGATGCGAACGATATATTCGGCCATGATCTACCGTCAAGACGCGAACGATCCTGCCCCAGGCTATGAGTGGCTGAAGAAGCTCGACGCCAATACGAAGGAATACGCCCAGGATCCAACCAACCTGTATCTGAAGCTGGCGCGCGAGGAAGGCACGCTGTCGCTGTGGAATCTGCAGGATATCATGATCCAGAAGGAATTGCAGAATCAGCCGTTCGACTTCATCTATCCGGCCAGCGGCGCGCCGATTCTGGTCGATGGGGTCGGCGTAGTCAAGGGCGCCAAGAACATGGACGCAGCGAAGAAATTTTATGAATTCCTGTTCGATTCCAACCTGCGGGTGGAGCTGGCGGAGAAGCTGTACCAGATTCCGACGCGAACGGATATTAGCAAGGAGACGCTCCCGGCATGGCTGCAAGGACTGGAGTTGAAGCCGCTGGCGCTGGATTGGGCGGTCATGGCGGAGAAGGAGAAGGAATGGATGCAGCATTGGGACGAGAGCATCAAGGGCAAAGGGTCCAATTAA
- a CDS encoding ROK family transcriptional regulator: protein MISRGQTGNAKLVKRMNREGILHQLREHPRVSRAGLAKLTELSRPCVSALVDEMIAEGLINEVGFGESKGGRRPILLEYNFQAYGVIGAVFEGSTLQLALANLRGELLVQRTACLPHPMNGEAAIESMEQGLAALLEESGFHREWLLGMGLGLPGITRRSSGTVSYAPSTGWMGLPVQREIEAVLGLPVAIENDVNLMTLGEYYKGIGVGHSNLVYMYAGTGIGAGIMIDGQLYRGAKEASGEIGYMVVGPVGKQAKGEYGVFERNYSIRAIRDKARSVLPAIDEDTSMMKQIAGQAGRGHEGARRLLDDVCRHWTYGIANITSVMDPELLILSGEMLHIGDEGIAAIRQWLNDWVPSVPEIKMAALGDQAGLIGAIHCALEAFSPSSTVKR, encoded by the coding sequence TTGATTAGCAGAGGCCAGACGGGAAATGCCAAGCTGGTGAAGCGGATGAACCGGGAAGGAATTCTTCATCAGCTCAGAGAACACCCGCGTGTATCGAGAGCCGGTTTGGCGAAATTAACGGAGCTGAGCCGTCCGTGCGTCTCCGCTTTGGTTGATGAGATGATTGCGGAAGGGTTAATCAACGAAGTGGGGTTCGGAGAATCGAAGGGCGGGAGAAGACCGATTCTTCTGGAATATAACTTTCAAGCATACGGCGTTATCGGCGCGGTGTTCGAAGGCAGCACCCTGCAATTGGCCCTTGCTAATCTGCGAGGAGAACTGCTAGTCCAGCGCACGGCTTGCCTGCCTCATCCGATGAATGGGGAAGCGGCCATTGAGAGCATGGAGCAAGGGCTGGCGGCCCTGCTTGAGGAGAGCGGCTTTCATAGAGAATGGCTGCTTGGCATGGGGCTGGGATTGCCGGGCATTACCCGGCGAAGCTCCGGAACGGTAAGCTACGCTCCGAGTACGGGGTGGATGGGGTTGCCGGTGCAGCGCGAAATCGAGGCCGTCCTCGGACTGCCCGTAGCGATTGAGAATGACGTCAACCTGATGACGCTCGGTGAATATTACAAGGGGATCGGGGTTGGGCATTCCAATCTGGTGTATATGTATGCGGGTACGGGAATCGGCGCCGGAATTATGATCGACGGGCAGCTATACCGCGGAGCCAAGGAAGCGAGCGGCGAGATTGGGTATATGGTCGTCGGCCCCGTCGGGAAGCAGGCCAAGGGAGAATACGGCGTATTCGAGCGGAATTATTCCATACGGGCGATCCGCGACAAAGCGAGAAGCGTCCTTCCCGCGATTGACGAGGACACGAGCATGATGAAGCAGATCGCCGGCCAGGCGGGCCGCGGACATGAAGGAGCCCGGAGACTGCTTGACGACGTGTGCCGGCACTGGACCTATGGCATTGCCAATATTACGAGTGTCATGGATCCGGAACTGCTCATTCTGAGCGGAGAAATGCTGCATATCGGGGACGAGGGGATCGCTGCCATCCGGCAATGGCTCAATGATTGGGTACCTTCCGTTCCTGAGATCAAAATGGCTGCGCTCGGCGATCAGGCGGGACTTATCGGGGCGATCCATTGCGCGCTTGAAGCTTTTTCACCATCTTCAACTGTAAAAAGGTAG
- a CDS encoding VOC family protein, whose amino-acid sequence MGKVIGFELNSQDAEKAANFYSNVFGWEVKEPQWGYRSVTTGGISGGIAQGPHDYPHGTRIQIEVSSIDEAISKAKDYGALTVREKMEFDDFFLAYLVDSTGLGLGLIQKK is encoded by the coding sequence GTGGGGAAAGTTATTGGTTTTGAGTTAAATAGTCAGGATGCAGAAAAAGCAGCTAATTTTTATTCTAATGTTTTTGGCTGGGAAGTAAAAGAACCCCAATGGGGTTATCGATCTGTGACTACTGGAGGCATTTCAGGTGGAATTGCTCAAGGACCACATGACTACCCTCATGGTACTCGTATACAAATCGAAGTTAGTTCAATTGATGAAGCTATTTCCAAGGCAAAGGACTATGGTGCATTGACTGTACGAGAGAAAATGGAGTTTGATGATTTCTTTCTTGCATACTTGGTTGATTCCACAGGACTGGGGCTTGGACTTATACAAAAGAAATAG
- a CDS encoding chloramphenicol phosphotransferase CPT family protein, translating into MKQGIIVFLNGTSSSGKTSIATELLNQNEISFYHLSIDDFFNGLFHDYIDFINTKYADDVQGPTHIIIEPLITLFYSTIKFMSVMGTNIVVDTVNDTDDRFNTFLGLLMDHPVLLVGVTCSKEELIRREKLRGDREIGLAISQYDKVYCFNEYDLELNTEILSPDECANLILNFIGSNREYSAFKKLNKRSSTS; encoded by the coding sequence TTGAAGCAAGGGATAATAGTTTTTCTAAATGGAACTTCAAGTTCCGGAAAGACTTCCATAGCGACTGAACTATTAAACCAAAATGAAATCTCGTTTTATCATTTATCAATTGATGATTTTTTTAATGGATTGTTTCATGACTACATTGATTTCATTAACACCAAATATGCAGATGATGTGCAAGGCCCAACCCATATAATTATTGAACCATTGATTACTTTGTTTTATTCAACAATTAAATTTATGTCGGTAATGGGGACGAATATCGTTGTAGATACAGTAAATGATACTGATGATCGATTTAATACATTTCTAGGTTTATTAATGGATCATCCTGTACTGCTTGTAGGAGTAACTTGCTCGAAAGAGGAGCTTATTAGGAGAGAAAAACTAAGGGGCGATAGAGAGATTGGTTTAGCAATCTCACAGTATGATAAAGTTTATTGCTTTAATGAGTATGACCTTGAACTAAATACTGAAATCTTGAGTCCAGATGAATGCGCCAATTTGATATTAAATTTTATTGGATCAAATCGTGAATATTCTGCTTTTAAGAAGCTAAATAAAAGAAGCAGTACGAGTTAG